One part of the [Pantoea] beijingensis genome encodes these proteins:
- a CDS encoding PTS ascorbate transporter subunit IIC, with amino-acid sequence MFIQETLKFIVDILKVPSVLVGLIALIGLVAQKKSFSDVVKGTVKTILGFIVLGGGATVLVSSLNPLGGMFEHAFNIQGIIPNNEAIVSIAIEKYGASTALIMAFGMVANIIVARFTRLKYIFLTGHHTFYMASMIAVILSVAGFEGTSLVFTGALTLGMIMAIFPAIAHRYMRKVTGSDDIALGHFGTIGYVLAGWIGSIGGKPSRSTEEMNLPKNLSFLRDSSISISMTMIIIYIILAVCAGKEYVEGQLSGGQNFLVYSIIQAITFAAGVFIILQGVRLILAEIVPAFTGFSEKLVPNARPALDCPVVYPYAPNAVLVGFLFSFLGGLVGLFLLGQMKLVLILPGVVPHFFTGAASGVFGNATGGRRGAMLGAFANGLLITFLPVLLLPVLGAIGFANTTFSDADFGVIGIILGNLARFVNKESIMVVVVALFAVLVAYNYLAKRRPADTE; translated from the coding sequence ATGTTTATCCAGGAAACGTTAAAGTTTATTGTTGATATTCTTAAAGTACCTTCGGTACTGGTGGGACTTATTGCGCTCATCGGCTTAGTCGCACAAAAAAAATCTTTTTCTGATGTAGTTAAAGGCACCGTTAAAACGATTCTCGGTTTTATTGTATTGGGCGGTGGCGCGACGGTATTAGTTAGCTCACTCAATCCACTTGGAGGAATGTTTGAGCATGCTTTTAATATTCAGGGCATCATTCCTAACAATGAAGCTATCGTTTCGATTGCTATTGAGAAGTACGGTGCATCAACCGCGCTCATTATGGCATTTGGTATGGTAGCGAATATTATCGTCGCCCGTTTTACCCGGCTTAAATATATCTTTTTAACCGGTCATCACACTTTTTATATGGCGAGTATGATTGCCGTTATCCTGAGCGTCGCAGGATTTGAGGGCACGTCATTAGTCTTTACCGGTGCATTGACGCTGGGTATGATTATGGCGATTTTCCCGGCCATCGCGCATCGTTATATGCGTAAAGTCACCGGCAGCGATGATATCGCGTTAGGTCATTTTGGTACAATTGGCTACGTGTTAGCTGGCTGGATCGGTAGTATTGGCGGAAAACCCTCGCGTTCTACCGAAGAGATGAATCTGCCAAAGAATCTTAGCTTCCTGCGCGATAGTTCGATCTCAATCTCCATGACGATGATCATCATTTATATCATCCTCGCAGTATGCGCCGGAAAAGAGTACGTCGAAGGTCAGTTAAGCGGCGGACAAAACTTCCTGGTGTACTCGATTATTCAGGCAATTACTTTTGCTGCTGGTGTATTTATTATCCTGCAAGGGGTCAGGCTGATTCTGGCTGAAATCGTTCCGGCATTTACCGGGTTTTCTGAAAAACTGGTACCCAATGCACGTCCAGCGCTCGATTGCCCGGTGGTTTATCCATATGCGCCAAATGCAGTATTGGTAGGATTTCTATTCAGTTTCCTTGGCGGGCTGGTGGGACTGTTCTTGTTGGGACAAATGAAGCTGGTACTTATCTTACCCGGTGTGGTTCCGCACTTTTTCACGGGTGCCGCTTCCGGCGTGTTTGGCAACGCAACTGGCGGGCGCCGTGGTGCCATGTTAGGGGCATTCGCCAATGGATTGCTGATTACCTTCCTTCCCGTTTTACTGTTGCCAGTATTGGGGGCAATTGGTTTTGCCAATACAACATTCTCTGATGCTGATTTTGGCGTTATTGGGATTATTTTGGGCAATCTTGCTCGCTTCGTTAATAAAGAATCGATCATGGTGGTAGTGGTCGCGCTCTTTGCCGTGTTGGTAGCGTATAACTATCTTGCTAAACGCCGTCCGGCGGATACGGAGTAA
- the yfcF gene encoding glutathione transferase, with protein MSHSTITLWSDASFFSPYVMSVYVALTEKGLPFSIQRVSLSDREQHKPAYGSISLTQRVPALQVDDFSLSESSAIAEYLEERYPAPEYERLYPNNREKRAKAREIQAWLRSDFAPLRTERPTEVLFAGKKFAPLSTAAQQSADKLIAGVESLLVNGQQNLFGEWSIADTDLAVMINRLALHGDVLPEKMADYAHFQWQRASVQLWLGEAGKTRS; from the coding sequence ATGAGTCATTCTACGATTACGTTATGGTCCGATGCGTCTTTTTTTAGCCCTTATGTGATGTCAGTATACGTTGCGTTAACTGAGAAAGGCCTCCCTTTCAGCATCCAACGCGTAAGCTTAAGCGATCGGGAGCAACATAAACCCGCATACGGTTCGATTTCTCTGACGCAGCGGGTTCCTGCGTTGCAGGTTGATGACTTTTCGCTGTCTGAATCTTCTGCGATTGCTGAGTACCTTGAGGAGCGTTATCCGGCTCCGGAATATGAACGGCTCTATCCGAATAATCGAGAGAAGCGAGCAAAAGCCCGCGAGATACAGGCATGGCTTCGCAGCGATTTTGCGCCTCTGCGTACTGAGCGTCCGACGGAAGTACTGTTTGCCGGAAAAAAATTCGCGCCGCTTTCTACCGCAGCTCAGCAATCCGCTGATAAGTTGATCGCCGGCGTTGAGTCGCTGCTGGTTAATGGACAACAAAATTTATTTGGTGAATGGTCAATTGCCGATACTGACCTGGCCGTGATGATTAATCGATTGGCGCTGCATGGCGACGTTTTACCTGAAAAAATGGCGGATTATGCGCATTTTCAGTGGCAACGCGCCTCGGTTCAGTTATGGCTGGGTGAAGCAGGTAAAACACGCAGTTAA
- a CDS encoding PTS sugar transporter subunit IIB — translation MKIMAICGSGLGTSFMVEMNIKKVLKKLGIDAEVEHSDLSSATPGMADLFVMAKDIAASASVPKDQLLVINNIIDINELETKLAAYFANR, via the coding sequence ATGAAAATTATGGCGATTTGTGGTTCGGGCTTAGGCACCAGCTTTATGGTTGAGATGAATATTAAAAAGGTGCTGAAAAAGCTGGGGATTGATGCTGAAGTTGAGCATTCCGATCTCTCTTCTGCAACGCCAGGTATGGCTGACCTCTTCGTTATGGCAAAGGATATTGCGGCAAGCGCCAGCGTACCGAAAGATCAGTTGCTGGTGATCAATAACATTATCGATATTAATGAACTGGAAACTAAGCTTGCTGCTTATTTTGCCAACCGTTAA
- a CDS encoding TIGR01777 family oxidoreductase: MHILLTGGTGLIGSQLLPRLLQTGHQVSVVTRDVASARQKLGEQVNLWSGLAQQQDLNGIDAVINLAGEPIADKRWSEQQKQRLCESRWEITERLASLINASSHPPSVLISGSATGFYGDTGELVLTEDDPGHDEFTHQLCARWEKLALAAQSESTRVCLLRTGVVLAKEGGALTKMKLPFKLGIGGPLGSGKQYMPWIHLDDMLNAILWLLDNSQLQGPFNIVAPYAVRNEQFAATLGHVMHRPAFMRTPASAIKLMMGESSVLVLGGQHVLPKRLEESGFGFRWFELDEALKDVV; the protein is encoded by the coding sequence ATGCATATTTTATTAACCGGTGGGACTGGGTTAATTGGTAGTCAATTACTCCCAAGGTTACTGCAGACGGGTCATCAGGTAAGCGTTGTCACCCGGGATGTTGCCAGCGCTCGTCAAAAACTCGGCGAACAGGTGAATTTGTGGTCTGGTCTGGCGCAACAGCAAGACCTTAATGGTATTGATGCAGTCATCAACCTTGCAGGGGAACCCATTGCTGATAAGCGCTGGAGCGAGCAGCAGAAGCAGCGACTGTGTGAAAGCCGCTGGGAAATCACCGAACGGCTTGCTTCATTAATTAATGCCAGCAGCCATCCGCCATCGGTGCTTATTTCAGGTTCGGCGACCGGTTTTTATGGCGATACCGGTGAGCTGGTGTTGACTGAAGATGATCCCGGACATGATGAGTTTACCCATCAGTTGTGCGCACGTTGGGAAAAATTGGCCCTTGCGGCTCAAAGCGAAAGTACACGGGTTTGTTTGCTACGTACTGGTGTCGTACTGGCAAAAGAAGGCGGTGCGTTAACTAAAATGAAACTGCCCTTTAAACTCGGGATCGGTGGTCCGCTCGGCAGTGGCAAGCAATATATGCCGTGGATCCACCTTGATGATATGCTGAACGCAATCCTGTGGCTGCTGGATAATTCTCAGCTACAGGGTCCATTCAATATTGTCGCACCTTATGCGGTACGGAATGAGCAGTTCGCCGCCACGCTTGGCCATGTGATGCATCGTCCGGCATTTATGCGCACGCCAGCCAGCGCCATCAAGCTAATGATGGGAGAATCCTCGGTACTGGTGCTCGGTGGGCAACACGTCTTACCAAAACGTTTAGAGGAATCAGGATTTGGCTTCAGATGGTTTGAACTGGATGAAGCCTTAAAAGACGTCGTATAA
- a CDS encoding PTS sugar transporter subunit IIA, with protein MLNTWLNDDTIQLAHSFSDWKQALACCAAPLLQKGIITPRYVEAILESHQKLGPYYVLAPGLAMPHARPEDGATALGLSLLKLEQGVSFGAEEHDPVDVIIMLAAPDKNSHIDLITGLAEMFSSDETMEKLHRATRIEEIKQLISAF; from the coding sequence ATGCTGAACACATGGCTAAACGACGACACTATTCAGTTGGCGCACTCGTTTAGCGACTGGAAGCAGGCACTGGCGTGCTGTGCTGCCCCGCTGTTGCAGAAGGGAATTATTACCCCGCGCTATGTAGAGGCGATTCTGGAGAGTCATCAAAAATTAGGCCCTTATTATGTGTTGGCTCCAGGATTGGCGATGCCACACGCAAGACCTGAGGACGGAGCTACCGCGCTTGGACTGTCATTGTTGAAGTTGGAGCAGGGCGTAAGTTTTGGGGCAGAAGAACACGATCCTGTTGATGTGATTATTATGCTTGCTGCACCGGATAAAAATAGCCATATCGATTTGATCACCGGGTTGGCAGAGATGTTCTCCAGTGATGAAACGATGGAAAAATTGCATCGTGCGACGCGTATTGAGGAGATAAAGCAGCTTATATCTGCGTTTTAA
- the yfcD gene encoding NUDIX hydrolase YfcD, translating into MVEQSQAAGMEWVDVVNEDNEVIAQASRPQMRAQCLRHRATYIVVHDGMGKILVQRRTETKDFMPGMLDATAGGVVQSGEAFLESARREAEEELGIAAVPFAEHGLFYFEDEHCRVWGGLFSCVSHGPFAMQEEEVAEIFWLTPQEVTARCDEFTADSLKALSLWLSRNNESHGTATSTQAQ; encoded by the coding sequence ATGGTGGAGCAAAGTCAGGCTGCCGGTATGGAGTGGGTTGATGTCGTTAATGAAGATAACGAGGTTATCGCTCAGGCGAGCCGGCCGCAGATGCGTGCACAATGTTTGCGCCATCGCGCAACCTATATTGTTGTTCACGACGGCATGGGGAAAATACTGGTGCAACGTCGTACCGAAACCAAAGATTTTATGCCGGGGATGTTAGATGCCACGGCTGGCGGTGTCGTACAAAGCGGCGAAGCCTTTCTTGAATCGGCCCGGCGTGAAGCGGAAGAGGAACTGGGTATTGCCGCTGTCCCTTTTGCTGAACATGGGTTGTTCTATTTTGAAGACGAGCACTGTCGCGTTTGGGGTGGGCTGTTTAGCTGTGTTTCCCATGGCCCTTTTGCCATGCAGGAAGAGGAAGTCGCCGAAATTTTCTGGTTAACGCCGCAGGAAGTGACCGCACGCTGCGATGAGTTTACGGCAGATTCGCTTAAGGCGCTGTCTCTATGGCTTAGCCGTAATAACGAATCTCACGGTACTGCGACATCAACGCAGGCACAATAA
- the yfbV gene encoding terminus macrodomain insulation protein YfbV: MANESGTVGWFKLFQLGQHYMKTWPADKRLAPMFPENRVARATRFAIRFMPPLAVFILSWQIALGGQLGPAVATALFACTLPMQGLWWLGKRSITPLPPTLLHWFHEVRTRLQEAGQAIAPVEGKPTYQSLADVLKRAFKQLDKTFLDDL, encoded by the coding sequence ATGGCGAATGAATCCGGCACCGTTGGTTGGTTCAAACTGTTCCAGCTTGGGCAGCACTATATGAAAACGTGGCCTGCTGATAAGCGCCTCGCTCCAATGTTTCCTGAAAATCGTGTAGCGCGGGCCACCCGTTTTGCCATTCGATTTATGCCACCGCTGGCGGTTTTTATCCTGAGCTGGCAAATTGCCCTCGGTGGTCAGCTGGGTCCCGCCGTTGCCACCGCGCTTTTTGCCTGTACCTTGCCGATGCAAGGGCTGTGGTGGCTAGGTAAGCGCTCCATCACGCCTTTGCCGCCAACGTTACTGCACTGGTTTCACGAAGTGCGGACCCGATTGCAGGAAGCGGGTCAGGCAATTGCGCCTGTAGAAGGTAAACCGACGTACCAATCGTTGGCCGATGTACTGAAGCGTGCGTTTAAGCAGCTTGATAAAACATTTCTTGACGATCTTTAA
- a CDS encoding YfbU family protein has translation MEMTNAQRLILSNQYKMMTMLDPDNAERYCRQQTIVERGYGLQMRELDREFGDLSEETCRTIINIMEMHHALHVSWSNLKDNDTLEERRLAFLGFDAATEARYLGYVRFMVSVEGRYTHFDSGTHDFNAQTPMLEKYQRMLAVWQTCPRQYHLSANEIAQIINA, from the coding sequence ATGGAAATGACCAACGCGCAACGTTTAATCCTCTCTAATCAATACAAAATGATGACAATGCTCGATCCGGATAATGCAGAGCGTTACTGTCGGCAGCAAACGATTGTTGAACGCGGATATGGCTTACAAATGCGCGAATTAGATCGTGAGTTTGGTGATCTGAGTGAAGAGACATGTCGTACTATCATCAATATTATGGAGATGCACCACGCGCTGCATGTTTCCTGGAGCAATCTGAAAGATAACGATACGCTTGAAGAGCGTCGGTTAGCTTTTCTGGGGTTTGACGCGGCTACGGAAGCACGTTATCTCGGCTATGTACGCTTCATGGTGAGCGTTGAAGGGCGTTATACCCACTTTGACTCGGGGACGCATGATTTTAATGCGCAAACGCCAATGTTGGAAAAATACCAACGTATGCTTGCAGTGTGGCAAACCTGTCCCCGCCAATATCATCTAAGTGCGAATGAGATCGCGCAAATTATTAATGCCTGA
- a CDS encoding sugar phosphatase: protein MKCRGFLFDLDGTLVDSLPAVERSWTHWGEKHGIVADEVLNFIHGKQAMTSLRHFMAGASEEEIQQEFYALERMEAEDTDGITALPGAQQLLAVLNELDIPWAIVTSGTEPVARARHQAAKLPQPNVFITAEQVKNGKPAPDAYLLGAQLLELESEECVVIEDAPAGILSGLASGCHVIAVNAPADAPRIKDVDMVLTTLEELIIGKDSDGRIAIHRKH, encoded by the coding sequence GTGAAGTGTAGAGGGTTTCTGTTTGATTTAGACGGCACGTTGGTTGATTCTCTGCCGGCGGTGGAACGTTCATGGACGCACTGGGGGGAGAAACACGGCATTGTTGCCGATGAGGTTTTGAACTTTATCCATGGTAAACAGGCGATGACTTCACTGCGTCATTTTATGGCCGGCGCCTCCGAGGAGGAAATCCAGCAAGAATTTTACGCTCTGGAAAGAATGGAAGCGGAGGATACTGATGGAATCACCGCATTGCCTGGCGCGCAGCAGTTACTGGCGGTGCTGAATGAGCTGGATATTCCGTGGGCCATTGTGACTTCGGGTACAGAGCCCGTTGCTCGGGCGCGTCACCAGGCGGCGAAATTACCACAACCTAACGTATTTATTACTGCAGAGCAGGTAAAGAACGGCAAGCCAGCACCCGATGCTTATCTGTTAGGTGCGCAATTGCTCGAGTTGGAATCAGAAGAGTGCGTGGTGATTGAAGATGCCCCTGCCGGTATTTTGTCAGGACTGGCTTCTGGATGCCATGTCATCGCGGTGAATGCGCCCGCTGATGCGCCGCGTATTAAGGATGTCGATATGGTCCTGACGACGTTGGAAGAGCTTATTATTGGTAAAGATAGCGATGGGCGCATTGCTATTCATAGAAAGCATTAA
- the ackA gene encoding acetate kinase → MSSKLVLVLNCGSSSLKFAILNPTDGEEYLSGLAECFHLPEARIKWKMDGTKQEAALGAGAAHSEALNFMVNTILAQKPELSAQIAAIGHRIVHGGEKLTKSVIITEEIVQDIKNASPFAPLHNPAHLIGIDEAMKNFPHLSDKNVAVFDTAFHQTMPEESYLYALPYKLYKEHGIRRYGFHGTSHYYVSREAAKMLNKPVEELNIITCHLGNGGSVTAIRSGECVDTSMGLTPLEGLVMGTRSGDLDPAIIFFLHDTLGMSVDAINKMLTKESGLQGLTEVTSDCRYVEDNYETKEDAKRAMDVFCHRLAKYIGSYTALMEGRLDAIVFTGGIGENAAMVREISLGKLGLLGFEIDHERNLAARFGKSGFINKEGTRPAVVIPTNEELVIAQDAARLTA, encoded by the coding sequence ATGTCGAGTAAGTTAGTACTGGTTCTGAACTGCGGTAGTTCATCCCTTAAATTTGCCATCCTTAACCCAACTGACGGTGAAGAATACCTGTCTGGTTTAGCGGAATGTTTCCACCTGCCAGAAGCGCGCATCAAATGGAAAATGGACGGGACCAAACAAGAAGCAGCGTTAGGTGCCGGTGCGGCTCACAGCGAAGCGCTAAACTTTATGGTTAATACTATTCTGGCACAAAAACCAGAGCTTTCCGCACAAATCGCTGCAATAGGCCATCGAATTGTTCATGGTGGTGAAAAACTAACCAAGTCCGTCATTATTACTGAAGAAATCGTTCAGGACATCAAAAACGCGTCCCCTTTTGCGCCACTGCATAACCCGGCGCACCTGATTGGCATTGATGAAGCAATGAAAAACTTCCCTCACCTGTCTGACAAGAACGTCGCCGTTTTTGATACAGCTTTCCATCAGACAATGCCGGAAGAGTCTTATCTGTATGCACTGCCGTACAAACTGTACAAAGAGCATGGTATTCGCCGTTACGGCTTCCACGGCACTAGCCACTATTATGTTTCGCGCGAAGCAGCAAAAATGCTCAACAAACCCGTTGAAGAGCTGAATATCATTACTTGCCATCTTGGCAACGGCGGTTCCGTCACGGCGATCCGTAGTGGTGAATGTGTGGACACCTCAATGGGACTGACTCCACTGGAAGGTCTGGTCATGGGAACCCGCAGCGGTGACTTGGATCCGGCGATCATCTTCTTCCTGCACGACACGCTGGGGATGAGCGTTGATGCGATCAACAAAATGCTGACCAAAGAGTCTGGCCTACAAGGGCTGACCGAAGTGACCAGTGACTGCCGTTATGTCGAAGATAACTACGAAACAAAAGAAGATGCAAAACGCGCCATGGATGTGTTCTGCCACCGACTGGCGAAATACATCGGTTCCTATACCGCCCTGATGGAAGGGCGCCTTGATGCCATCGTCTTCACCGGTGGCATTGGTGAAAATGCCGCTATGGTGCGTGAGATATCACTGGGCAAATTGGGTCTGTTGGGCTTTGAAATCGATCATGAGCGTAACCTTGCTGCTCGTTTTGGTAAGTCCGGATTCATTAATAAAGAAGGAACACGTCCGGCGGTGGTGATCCCAACCAACGAAGAGCTGGTCATCGCACAAGACGCCGCACGTCTTACCGCTTAA
- a CDS encoding LacI family DNA-binding transcriptional regulator → MSINRKRRGTGRVTLADVANLAGVGTMTVSRALRTPEQVSDKLREKIEAAVSELGYMPNLTASALASASSYNIAMVVPSLAESGCTEMFAGLQQILQPAGYQIMLAESQHRLEREEKLLETLLSCNLAAAILLSVEHSANVRQWLGNSTMPVLEIGAMHTNPIDMNIGIDNVEAMHQLTQMLIQRGYKNIGLLCANQEQWIFQQYLQGWHKAMLRNHMSPHRVINAATAPSFSTGALQLPEFLLNWPELDALVCISDELACGALYECQRRRIKVPGDLAVVGFGNSDVSQVCQPGLSTMAVPHRQIGIEAGRALLARLNDQEWQGSAIIPRLCLRDSC, encoded by the coding sequence ATGTCGATTAACCGCAAAAGGCGCGGCACGGGCCGCGTAACGCTGGCAGATGTTGCCAATCTGGCAGGCGTGGGCACCATGACAGTATCACGCGCACTGCGTACGCCAGAGCAAGTCTCAGATAAATTACGAGAAAAAATCGAAGCGGCAGTCAGTGAACTGGGCTATATGCCGAACCTTACAGCTAGCGCACTGGCATCAGCATCGTCGTACAATATTGCGATGGTAGTCCCCAGCCTTGCCGAATCAGGTTGTACCGAAATGTTTGCCGGTTTGCAGCAGATCCTGCAGCCTGCGGGATACCAAATTATGCTGGCCGAGTCGCAACATCGACTGGAGCGTGAAGAAAAACTACTGGAAACGCTATTATCATGTAATCTGGCCGCGGCCATTCTACTGAGCGTTGAACACTCTGCTAACGTGCGCCAGTGGTTAGGAAATAGTACGATGCCGGTGCTGGAAATTGGCGCGATGCATACCAACCCCATTGATATGAATATCGGCATTGATAACGTTGAAGCCATGCACCAACTTACCCAAATGCTGATTCAACGAGGTTATAAAAATATCGGTCTGCTATGTGCCAACCAGGAGCAGTGGATTTTTCAGCAATACCTGCAGGGATGGCACAAGGCGATGTTGCGGAACCATATGTCACCCCACCGCGTGATTAATGCAGCAACGGCCCCCAGCTTTTCTACCGGCGCCCTTCAGCTCCCCGAATTCTTACTTAACTGGCCAGAACTGGATGCACTCGTCTGCATATCAGATGAACTCGCTTGCGGCGCGCTTTATGAATGCCAGCGCAGACGTATTAAAGTCCCGGGCGACCTTGCCGTTGTGGGCTTCGGCAATAGCGATGTCAGTCAAGTGTGTCAACCGGGCCTTTCCACCATGGCGGTCCCTCATCGACAAATAGGCATCGAAGCAGGACGCGCCTTACTGGCGCGCCTGAACGATCAAGAGTGGCAAGGCTCGGCTATTATTCCCCGGCTCTGCTTACGGGATAGCTGTTAG
- the pta gene encoding phosphate acetyltransferase translates to MLIPTGTSVGLTSVSLGVIRAMERKGVRLSVFKPIAQPRAGANHPDQTTSIIRKNSSIPAAEPLQMARVESLLGSNQQDVLMEEIIARYHENTKDAEVVLVEGLVPTRKHQFANALNYEIAKTLNAEIVFVTALGNDSPAQLKERIELTQSGFGGSKNKNIIGVIINKLNAPVDEQGRTRPDLSEIFDDSTKASVANIDPKQLFANSPLPVLGCVPWSFDLIATRAIDMCHHLNARIINEGDIKTRRVKSVTFCARSIPHMLEHFRPGSLLVTSADRPDVIVAACLAAMNGVEIGAILLTGGYEIDDRINKLCERAFQTGLPVFMVNTNTWQTSLSLQSFNLEVPTDDTQRIERVQEYVASHIDAEWIESLTATSERSRRLSPPAFRYQLTELARSAGKRIVLPEGDEPRTVKAAAICAERGIATCVLLGNPEEIQRVAAVQGVQLGSGIDIVDPEVVRENYVARLVELRKSKGMTEVVAREQLEDNVVLGTMMLEKNEVDGLVSGAVHTTANTIRPPLQLIKTAPNSSLVSSVFFMLLPEQVLVYGDCAINPDPTAEQLAEIAIQSADSATAFGIEPRVAMISYSTGNSGAGSDVEKVREATRIAQEKRPDLVIDGPLQYDAAIMADVAKSKAPNSPVAGRATVFIFPDLNTGNTTYKAVQRSADLISIGPMLQGMRKPVNDLSRGALVDDIVYTIALTAIQSSQAAN, encoded by the coding sequence ATGTTGATTCCTACCGGCACCAGCGTCGGCCTGACCAGCGTCAGCCTCGGCGTGATTCGTGCTATGGAGCGTAAAGGCGTTCGCCTGAGCGTATTTAAACCGATTGCACAGCCCCGTGCTGGCGCTAACCATCCGGATCAAACCACTTCTATTATCCGTAAAAACTCCTCCATCCCAGCAGCAGAACCGCTGCAAATGGCGCGTGTTGAATCACTGCTGGGTTCAAATCAGCAGGACGTACTGATGGAAGAGATTATTGCCCGCTACCACGAAAACACCAAAGATGCTGAAGTGGTGCTGGTTGAAGGATTGGTTCCCACACGCAAGCATCAATTTGCTAACGCTCTGAACTACGAGATCGCCAAAACACTGAATGCTGAAATCGTCTTTGTCACGGCGTTGGGCAATGACTCTCCAGCCCAGTTAAAAGAGCGCATCGAACTGACGCAAAGCGGCTTTGGCGGTAGCAAAAATAAAAACATCATCGGCGTTATCATTAATAAACTAAATGCACCGGTGGATGAGCAAGGCCGTACGCGTCCGGACCTGTCAGAAATTTTTGATGATTCGACGAAAGCCAGTGTAGCCAATATCGATCCGAAACAACTGTTTGCCAACAGCCCGCTGCCGGTACTGGGCTGCGTGCCCTGGAGTTTTGATCTTATCGCCACTCGTGCCATTGATATGTGCCACCACCTGAACGCACGCATCATTAACGAAGGTGATATCAAAACCCGTCGCGTGAAGTCAGTCACCTTCTGCGCGCGCAGCATTCCACATATGCTTGAGCATTTCCGCCCGGGTTCACTGTTGGTCACCTCCGCCGATCGTCCTGACGTTATCGTTGCCGCCTGCCTGGCTGCCATGAACGGCGTCGAGATTGGTGCCATTTTGCTGACCGGCGGCTATGAGATTGACGATCGTATTAACAAATTATGTGAACGAGCATTCCAGACAGGTCTACCGGTATTTATGGTAAATACCAACACCTGGCAGACCTCGCTAAGCTTACAAAGCTTTAATCTTGAAGTTCCGACTGACGACACCCAGCGCATTGAGCGCGTCCAGGAGTATGTTGCCAGCCATATTGACGCTGAATGGATCGAATCGCTGACCGCTACCTCTGAGCGCAGCCGTCGTCTCTCACCTCCAGCATTCCGCTATCAGTTGACTGAACTGGCACGCAGCGCCGGTAAGCGTATCGTCCTGCCGGAAGGTGACGAACCGCGTACCGTCAAGGCCGCCGCAATCTGTGCTGAACGTGGTATTGCGACCTGCGTGCTGCTGGGTAACCCGGAAGAGATCCAGCGCGTTGCCGCAGTCCAGGGCGTACAGCTGGGTAGCGGGATCGATATCGTCGATCCGGAAGTCGTTCGCGAAAATTACGTCGCGCGCTTAGTGGAGCTGCGTAAAAGTAAAGGCATGACCGAAGTAGTGGCACGCGAGCAGTTGGAAGACAACGTAGTGCTCGGTACAATGATGCTGGAGAAAAATGAAGTGGATGGCCTGGTATCGGGTGCCGTTCACACCACAGCAAACACCATCCGCCCGCCACTACAGCTGATTAAAACTGCACCAAACAGCTCACTGGTTTCATCTGTATTCTTCATGCTGCTGCCGGAGCAAGTCCTGGTCTACGGTGACTGTGCGATTAACCCGGATCCCACCGCGGAGCAATTAGCGGAAATCGCCATCCAGTCAGCCGATTCGGCTACGGCATTTGGCATCGAACCGCGTGTGGCAATGATCTCTTATTCAACCGGCAACTCTGGTGCTGGCAGCGATGTTGAGAAAGTACGTGAAGCAACGCGCATCGCCCAGGAAAAACGTCCGGACCTGGTGATCGATGGCCCACTGCAGTACGATGCCGCGATCATGGCTGACGTTGCAAAATCGAAAGCACCCAATTCGCCAGTTGCAGGCCGCGCGACCGTATTTATCTTCCCGGACCTGAACACGGGTAACACCACCTACAAAGCGGTGCAGCGTTCTGCCGATTTGATCTCAATTGGTCCAATGCTGCAAGGTATGCGTAAGCCAGTGAATGACTTATCACGTGGTGCTTTGGTTGACGACATTGTCTACACCATTGCATTGACCGCGATCCAGTCTTCTCAGGCAGCAAATTAA